The Toxoplasma gondii ME49 chromosome XI, whole genome shotgun sequence region CGACGCCACGGGCCACTAGTGATGAATGCACAAGGTGCAAAGAGGTTCGTCACGATCTTCGATCTGATAAAGCGAGTGCAACGGAGGCACCACTTCTAAGTCGGTGTGTGATGCTTCCCTGGCGGCTCTGCTGTCTGCGCGGTTTTCTTGTTGTGCTGGCAGCATGTCGCTGAATACTTGTCGATTCTTTTGcgtgtttttttcagctcCTGCTGATCATTGTGGTCAAGTACCAGACGTGTTTCATTCACGCGCCGGCGCGTGCGCAGCTGCGTGAGTTCCtggtttccttcgtttttcctggaGACCCCGCGACGCAGATGCTCTTTCGCGACCACGTCCAGGCCGTGGTCCACGCCCGCATCAGACACTTTCGAGATTCGGTTGGACGAACTCTGCGCCAGAACCAGCCGACCAGCCGTCGTCGATGCTTCGCGGGGGACTCCGGCGGGCTGGAAGGCTGGGGCGCAGGTGAGACCGAGGTGAACGTTTCGGGCAGGTCAggcgcctccgccttctcgaACAAAAGCGTGAGTCCAGAGAGTCCTCGCCGCCGCGTTGCTCCGGCGCTTGCGGGGCGAACTGGCGACAACCGGGAACGCctagaggaagaagaacgcggaagCCGAAGACGCGACTTCGGCGCGTGCGCCGCAGACTTCCTCCCCAGCGCCACCGCCGCACAAGCCGCTGCGCGCAACAGAAGTCGGGCTCTGGGAACTGCCGAATCTTTTTCgcggcgcgcgcgagaggaTTCGCAGAACAGCCAGCTCAGTCGCCTGCGTCTGGAGAACCAGCTGAGCTCGGTCCCGTCTGAGGACGAACATCTCTGGAACGCAGGCGAGTTTTCAGAGCGGCGCCACGCAGTTGAAGCCCGCGATGGAATGGTTCCGAACCCCTCTCGCAGGGGCCGGAGGACCGACGGCGGCTTCGTCTTTGACGAGCACGAGTGGCCGGAAACACATGGGAAGTCGCGCGAGCAGCTGCTCGAGCATCTACAGCAAACTCTGCTGGTGGCCGCCGGCAGAAACGGCCGAGACGAaggtctttcttcgctccccTGGGACGCTCAGAGGCAGCTTGAACAGCTTCTCCATAGCGCTGCGGACGCGCCCGGCCATCTCGCGGCGTGTGGCCAGGAAGACCTCAGAGAGTGGCGAGGAAGCTCCAGTGGGTCTACcttcgaggaagaaaaccaGCCTGCTGCGCGCACCCGAAGTCACCAGAACGGCcaagacgaaagaaacgcaTTCGGTCCAGAACTcgccgagagcgaggaacTTCCCCACATCTACAGGGCGTCCTCCCGCTCCAAAGGTGGCAGCTCCCACGGTCCCAACCACCCCAGGCACCTCTTCCACAACTTCGCGGCCGAAAGCGTCGGAGCGAAGGATGCACGGTACGCAGTCGGAACCAGAAAGGGCAGAGTCCGAGATGAAGAGGTCGCACTCGCCGGAAGAAGTGCCAGGGGAGCGAACAAAGTGTAGGCGAACCCCGCGAAAGTGTGAAGGCCCAGCCGAAGTGGGACAAACGGATGATTTCCCTTAGGCTCGCATGGGCCTCAGACGGTGTCATCGTCTCCGTTTGAATAGTGCCGGCGACGGACAGTGCAACGGCACACGCAAAACTGTGTTTGCTCTTGTGACTACTCGGAGGCCAATCTGCAAACACATGTTcgacgaggaaacgacgTTAGTTGTCGTCGTTAGTCGAACGGAACTGGGTAATCCAGTCACAGGTCCCTACGGTCCCTGAGGAACTAAGAGGGCGGAAGTCTTGTGCCCGAAAAAAAGTTGTTGAGGGGAAAATCAACTAATTAGCGATGACGGATCGACTGTCGTTTTACTTGTAGAATTCTTACATTGTTATTGAACCTTTTTTTCCCTGTTGAAGTAGACGCCGCCCACAAAGTGTATCGTCATCCCACAGAAAGCGGTTCCTGGCAAAGTATAGAGCCACTATGCTAGTTTGTGAATTGGCATATATTGTCGGACTTTGTCTTGTCACAAACTTTCATCCAATTAtgaatatatgcatatggaGAAGCGGCTTAGGAATTCGGTGTGTGCGAACCGTCCGCGCATATCTCTGCACAAATCTAAACGGCAACGTTTGGGCCCTTGAACTCGACCGTACCAAAGTCTTGCCCGAGGAACACACAATAGGGGCATCCAACTGTGAAATTCAACAGGGCTTTTTGATAGGGACTAAATACCAAGGCACTCAGCGTCACTAACTACACACTTGATTTAGAAGCCTCGGGGGCATAGTGCGATTAAAAAGTCTCATTGTTCACAGCACTGAAAAGGAAAATACAGAAGCGGCGTATAAGGCGTCTTATGATGTATACACAGCGGCCACAAGATCTTCAATGACGTCCGTGATGCTCACATCTGCAGCTGCTGTAGAGATCGTTGCTGCAGTCTCGGAAAGAGACTCGGCGACGGCGTTCGTGAGGTCGAGAGGCTCCAGAACACCGTCGATGAAGAAACTCATTAGCGTTGCATACAGTTCCTCATtccctgtcgcctctcccgctAGTCGAGCAAGATCGAGGatcttctctttcgtatCCGTATTCTGGACTTCCGCGGACGGAAGCCCTTCGATGATTGTCACAGTTCTCGCTGGCCCCGAGAATGGCCAGCCACCTCCGCCAGCAGTTCCACACTTTGTTGCAATTAATTCCGCGACAATCTCTGTCAGCCCTAGAGGATCCAAGATGGTGTGAACCACCGCCTTACTCACGACCATGTAGAGGAGGCCCTTGCCAACTTTTTCTCCAAGCTGAAGTGCATAACCCAAAATTTTCAGGCATGCCTCAGGATACAGCAGCTTGACACCtccgagaaggagaggattTTTCAGAATGTCAAAGCTGTCAAGCCCGCCTCCCATTAGTGTTGGAAGTTTCAACAAGTCTGAACGTTTCACCGCCAACGCTGCCAGAGCCTTGGGAACGAGGAGCGCAGTGGTGAACGCCTTCGTAGAACTCTTGGCCAGGAGAAGAGCCTTCACTGCAGCCGCCTTGAAGAGAACGTCTTTCCTCGTCAGAAGCAACTCTGTGACGACCCTGTCGAGTTTGAAGGGAACTAAGAAGGTGCAGAAGAACGACTTCGCGAGACTGATGTAGAACTTCTCTGCTCCCAGTGTGCTGCCAAGTTTTGCCGCCAATGCCAGCAGTTGGTGCAGTTCAGCTTGATCGCCATCCTTTGAACCAATCATGCCAACTAAAAGGCTGAGAGGGTTCCACATGTTCATATCTTCTTCTGATAGAGCGACCTTTGCCTCAAGAATCAAGGCTGCAACGTGTTTCACCAAGCCAGCAGGGATTAGGAACTCGTCGCAGAAAGCACCCGCGAGATTCGCGTAGAGCTCTGCAACTCCGAATCGCTTACCAATTTCGTGAGCCACGTTCACCACATCTTCTCGAGCTGCAAGGTTCTCCTCAACGGATACAGAGCGCTCAGATTCAACATTGGCATCGGGAGGTGCAGTGCCGAAATCTCCAAGCGCTGCTTCGATCATCTTCATCACTTCGGCAGATGCAGCATCCACTTGATTAACTCCTGCCGTCGGCGCTACCTCGAGTTTCTTCACCTCCTGCAGGAGCCTTGGAAAATCAGCAGCTTCCTCTAATTGTTCGGACCCCATCAGAAACGGAATTCCATCGCCTTCGAACGGAGCCACTAGCTGCTGGATGATCACTGAGGCGGGGTTCTCCGCGTCGGCGAGAACCCGCAATATTTCACTTCCGAAAGCCTCCGTCACGCTGGCTAACTGTTCAGAAAATGCAGAAGGCAGTTGATCAATCAGCTGGTCTGCAAATGCCAAATCGAACACGTTGCCTCCAAGTGCACCGTGCAAACTTCTCGTGAAGGAACGGATGGCGTCTTTAGGTGACTCGAATGACTGCAGTTGGCGCCCCCGGAGTCGCCGGCCCTCCCCATCTGCAAAAatggaaaaagcagaaaaacagatAGTTATAGCGGGTTCTGTTAAAGCTACAGTGGGATTTGGCTGCGCTCCAGGTAAAGTAGCAAGCGAGCTTCAAGTGTGCCACAAAACGAACGTACCTGAAAAGTCTAGCTCGTTGGCAATATCTCGGATTGCCTCGGTAAAAAATAAATTCGTGTAGGGAGAAGTAAGACCGAATGGCAGTAACAGCTTTTGGAGGAGAACGTCGGTGAAAAGCAGCCCCTCACTTTtccacagagaaggaaggaaaggcaaCATCTCTGGACGTTGCAGGGACTTCTCTATATCATCAGCCGCGGCAGTCTGTTGAGGCTGGCAGCAACTGAGGCCGGAAGCCACAAGAACTGCAAATACAATTGACTTGGGTGCCATTGTGAAAAAACTTTTGCGAGAAAGCAGGAACGGAATGACGCAAGAATAGGGATGCACTGTTGACACAAATTTATTACAACTGACAGAGCACCCAGCAGAACAACTAGATCACTCGGTCTACAACGGTATCGTCGATGCTCGTTTGCTCAATGCAGTTCGCGGGTGGTCGTTTCAAAGGTCTGCACGATAACGGCTTTTTAGCGTGGCTATTTTGGTGAGCAAAAAAGTTAATACAAAGGCACAGAACTTCGAAACATGAGCCATGGCTAACTtaggagaacgcagagaccaGATGACTTAGATCGCTCAGGACTGTCACCGTTCTGCTTTGCTAGCTTCTGTGGGTCTTTCGGGGAATCCAAAACAAATGGCAAAATCATCAGTGGAACCGAGCCTATTCTCAAATCTCGTcatttgtctttcttcatcCACAGAACAAGCTGATTACAGCAGAACCACGACCTGTGGAGTACTCCTCACTGTGACATCCTTCCTTGGCCCACTGGCCCAATTTTCTCTGATATTTCGAATTCGGAAATAATGGCTGACATGATCGGCAGTATGGTTGTCGATCTCGTGTAATTGAGACATTATGTGTGGCAGAGACCGTCGTGCGTCCAAGGTATCTTGGCGTTCTGCACTCACGAACAATATTACCAGGCGTTGATTCTCACTCAGCGCCACTGTGGACGGGACAATTTTGCCTATGGGGCTGTCCGAATGGCTACATAAGTGACTGTGATCATGAGGTATGCGTGAGACACAGCTGCGTTCGGCTGAAGATACCTCTAAACATCCTTAGCATTCAGTCACAATGGCGCTCTCGCAGTCCTGCTGCTGTATGCCAGATTTCTTTGAAGCAGGCATACGGAATCCCAAAGGAAGTGAAGAGCCGTTGGACAGTGCCTCCCTTCTCCGTGCCAAATCAATGAGCACGCCGCAAGCCACTTTCATGATAGCTGTGAAAATGCATTCCAGGAACCTCACGAACTTTCAGCTGCGAGGTCAACAGCTCTTTCTTCCTACACGCGAGAAGTATCAGCTCCGTGTCGCTTTAAATTTTCTCTCCGTCAGACAAACACCGCCACCACCTCTTTGCACAGGAACATTCTTGCACCATTGCCGTAAAGGGGTCTATCCTTTGCTACCGATCCTTACAAAATCTGGTTTCTTCCTTGCCACACCGTACAGCATTTGCACAATCTCCCGCCT contains the following coding sequences:
- a CDS encoding hypothetical protein (encoded by transcript TGME49_311710~Signal peptide predicted by SignalP 2.0 HMM (probability 0.958) with cleavage site probability 0.347 at residue 26); translation: MAPKSIVFAVLVASGLSCCQPQQTAAADDIEKSLQRPEMLPFLPSLWKSEGLLFTDVLLQKLLLPFGLTSPYTNLFFTEAIRDIANELDFSDGEGRRLRGRQLQSFESPKDAIRSFTRSLHGALGGNVFDLAFADQLIDQLPSAFSEQLASVTEAFGSEILRVLADAENPASVIIQQLVAPFEGDGIPFLMGSEQLEEAADFPRLLQEVKKLEVAPTAGVNQVDAASAEVMKMIEAALGDFGTAPPDANVESERSVSVEENLAAREDVVNVAHEIGKRFGVAELYANLAGAFCDEFLIPAGLVKHVAALILEAKVALSEEDMNMWNPLSLLVGMIGSKDGDQAELHQLLALAAKLGSTLGAEKFYISLAKSFFCTFLVPFKLDRVVTELLLTRKDVLFKAAAVKALLLAKSSTKAFTTALLVPKALAALAVKRSDLLKLPTLMGGGLDSFDILKNPLLLGGVKLLYPEACLKILGYALQLGEKVGKGLLYMVVSKAVVHTILDPLGLTEIVAELIATKCGTAGGGGWPFSGPARTVTIIEGLPSAEVQNTDTKEKILDLARLAGEATGNEELYATLMSFFIDGVLEPLDLTNAVAESLSETAATISTAAADVSITDVIEDLVAAVYTS